In a genomic window of Leptolyngbya sp. SIO1E4:
- a CDS encoding transporter substrate-binding domain-containing protein — protein sequence MRLSMPKRWFQTIAIACIACLFSLVAVSCTGGGSAPDAVAQNTTETSSLDAIIEAGTIQIAVPQDFAPFGSVDANGELEGYDIDVAKLLAEDLGVDLELVPVTSDNRIPFLQTGKVDLVISSMGANPERAKSVFFSIPYAPFFSGIYGSTEITGVESFEDLSGYTIGVTQGTLEDLELTDSAPEGLNIERFADNSLTASALISDQVELIATGNVVASELAKNNPDKAIEGKFIIKESPAHIGIRRGEVDLLQWVNTFVYHKRLGGELNAFSETWLGEPLPLLPAF from the coding sequence ATGCGACTTTCGATGCCCAAAAGATGGTTCCAGACAATCGCGATCGCCTGTATTGCCTGTCTCTTTTCCCTGGTGGCAGTATCCTGCACGGGCGGTGGCTCTGCCCCTGATGCAGTAGCCCAAAATACCACCGAAACCAGCAGCTTAGATGCCATCATTGAGGCTGGTACCATTCAAATTGCAGTGCCTCAAGACTTTGCCCCGTTTGGGTCGGTTGACGCCAACGGTGAACTCGAAGGCTATGACATTGATGTGGCCAAGCTACTTGCTGAAGACCTGGGTGTTGACCTCGAACTGGTGCCTGTCACGAGCGATAATCGCATTCCATTTCTACAGACAGGCAAAGTAGATCTGGTCATTTCTAGTATGGGAGCCAACCCAGAGCGGGCTAAGTCTGTCTTTTTCTCTATTCCCTATGCACCTTTCTTTTCTGGGATATATGGTTCAACGGAGATCACGGGCGTTGAAAGTTTTGAAGACTTAAGTGGCTACACTATCGGTGTCACTCAGGGCACTTTAGAGGACTTGGAACTCACTGATTCTGCACCTGAAGGTTTAAATATCGAGCGATTTGCGGACAATAGCCTCACGGCATCAGCCCTCATTTCAGATCAGGTGGAGCTGATCGCAACTGGCAATGTTGTCGCATCTGAACTGGCAAAAAACAACCCAGATAAAGCGATCGAAGGTAAGTTCATCATCAAAGAGTCCCCCGCTCATATTGGGATTCGACGCGGTGAAGTTGACCTATTGCAGTGGGTGAATACGTTCGTCTACCACAAACGACTCGGGGGCGAATTAAATGCCTTTTCTGAAACCTGGTTAGGAGAACCCTTACCACTGCTACCCGCCTTCTAG